The Nodosilinea sp. FACHB-141 genome has a segment encoding these proteins:
- a CDS encoding PepSY domain-containing protein codes for MNPSNLVVRQSPAALSPGNRFYRTVWRWHFYAGLFVIAFMVILAATGIVYLFKPQLDAAMYNNLMFVQPDLVTLPYVEQVQSVESAYPAAVINQVTPPAAANRSTEVLVTTANERNLMVFVDPHSGEILGDRDEDNNLQAIARKIHGELLIGKLGDYLVELAACWGLVLLITGLYLWWPRQKLAVLGTFIPRLWSQNKRIFWRDLHAVPGFYGVLLIGFLILTGLPWTGFWGDTFAQVSSQFPVQMWDDIPQSAVLTGSLNQRGQVVPWAVEQLPIPQSAPLGQTDHSGHHGESTPAQMGLASGTPVSLDAVIALAQAKGAPPGFNVTLPAGETGVFTISAFPPDPTQEVTLHVDQYSGAVLADVRWQDYGLVPKAVEMGTAIHMGRYFGFANQLLMLVAALIVMLLAITGVVMWWQRRPQSAGLIGAPAMPAYVQNWRIPLAIVAVLGLVFPLVGLSLVIVLLLDYVLLSRIPALRRVFN; via the coding sequence ATGAATCCCTCCAACCTGGTTGTAAGGCAATCTCCAGCAGCTCTATCGCCTGGCAATCGGTTTTATCGCACGGTGTGGCGCTGGCACTTCTATGCTGGGTTGTTTGTGATTGCCTTCATGGTGATCCTGGCCGCGACGGGCATTGTTTATCTGTTTAAGCCCCAGCTAGATGCGGCCATGTACAACAACCTCATGTTTGTGCAGCCTGACCTGGTGACCCTGCCCTACGTTGAGCAGGTACAGTCCGTCGAAAGCGCGTATCCTGCAGCTGTAATTAATCAGGTTACGCCTCCTGCTGCCGCAAATCGCAGTACTGAAGTGTTGGTAACAACGGCGAATGAGCGCAATCTGATGGTATTCGTCGACCCTCACAGCGGCGAGATCTTGGGCGATCGCGATGAGGACAACAACCTCCAGGCGATCGCCCGAAAAATCCATGGCGAGTTACTGATTGGCAAGCTAGGCGACTATTTAGTTGAGCTAGCCGCCTGTTGGGGTTTAGTACTGTTAATTACAGGGCTGTATTTGTGGTGGCCGCGCCAAAAGCTTGCTGTTTTGGGCACATTCATCCCGCGCCTCTGGAGCCAGAACAAACGGATATTTTGGCGAGACTTACATGCCGTGCCCGGATTTTATGGCGTTCTCCTAATTGGTTTTCTGATTCTTACCGGCTTACCCTGGACGGGTTTTTGGGGAGACACCTTTGCCCAAGTATCAAGCCAGTTTCCGGTTCAAATGTGGGACGACATTCCCCAATCAGCTGTGTTGACGGGCTCGCTAAACCAGCGAGGTCAGGTGGTGCCCTGGGCCGTAGAACAGTTACCGATACCTCAATCTGCTCCCTTAGGCCAAACCGATCATTCGGGTCACCACGGCGAGTCGACACCGGCTCAGATGGGCCTGGCCTCTGGCACCCCCGTTAGCCTTGACGCTGTGATCGCCCTAGCCCAGGCCAAAGGTGCGCCCCCTGGCTTTAACGTGACGTTGCCGGCAGGAGAGACCGGAGTATTCACGATCTCGGCTTTTCCGCCTGATCCAACCCAAGAAGTGACTCTGCATGTTGATCAGTACAGCGGTGCCGTGCTGGCCGATGTGCGCTGGCAAGATTATGGTCTCGTTCCTAAAGCGGTGGAGATGGGAACGGCCATTCACATGGGGAGATATTTTGGGTTCGCCAATCAGTTGCTTATGCTGGTGGCAGCGTTGATTGTGATGCTGCTGGCCATCACCGGAGTTGTGATGTGGTGGCAGCGTCGGCCCCAGAGTGCTGGGCTAATCGGCGCTCCTGCTATGCCTGCCTATGTACAGAACTGGCGCATTCCAT
- a CDS encoding DUF3037 domain-containing protein, with translation MHDQVTYDYAIIRVVPKVEREEFVNVGVIVSCSTRKFLEAKIELIPQRLLTLDPTLDLETVEGYLNTIPIICAGEIQAGVIGQLPQRERFGWLVAPRSTIIQTSRVHTGLCRDLSAVIEHLLATMVRPLQFPLEKS, from the coding sequence GTGCACGATCAGGTCACCTATGATTACGCCATTATTCGGGTGGTACCTAAGGTTGAGCGAGAAGAGTTTGTCAACGTAGGTGTGATTGTTTCATGCTCGACGCGCAAATTTCTCGAAGCCAAAATTGAACTCATTCCGCAACGGCTGTTGACCCTTGACCCTACCCTAGACTTAGAAACAGTCGAAGGTTATTTAAACACTATCCCGATCATTTGCGCTGGCGAAATCCAGGCGGGCGTCATTGGTCAACTGCCCCAGCGAGAACGGTTTGGCTGGCTGGTTGCCCCCCGCAGCACGATCATTCAAACCTCACGGGTGCATACCGGTCTGTGTAGAGATCTATCGGCTGTAATCGAACACCTTCTGGCCACTATGGTGCGTCCACTCCAGTTTCCCCTAGAGAAAAGCTAA
- a CDS encoding HipA family kinase, which produces MRTVVATRYVTPLREGGSLPAIVEADDDGMYVLKFRGAGQGVKSLIAELVAGEIARAVGLLVPEIVLIEVDAELARTEPDPEIQDLIRASVGLNLALDYLPSSITFDPVAQQPDAALASAIVWLDAYVTNIDRTARNTNMLMWHRRLWLIDHGVALYFHHSWNNYLERSRTPFPGIKDHVLLRFASQLTEVDATMTAQLTPELITGIVNLIPEPWLLEGSPFTDSQHHREAYIEYLLKRLEPPHAFLEEAIRARSGHL; this is translated from the coding sequence TTGCGAACCGTTGTTGCCACCCGATACGTCACTCCCCTGCGGGAGGGAGGCTCTCTCCCCGCCATTGTGGAAGCTGACGATGATGGCATGTATGTGCTGAAGTTTCGGGGTGCCGGTCAGGGGGTCAAATCTCTGATTGCTGAACTCGTGGCTGGAGAAATTGCGCGGGCCGTCGGCTTGCTGGTGCCCGAAATTGTCCTGATCGAAGTCGATGCTGAACTGGCCCGTACCGAGCCCGACCCCGAAATTCAGGATTTGATTCGAGCCAGTGTAGGTCTCAACCTGGCCCTCGACTACCTGCCCAGCTCCATCACCTTTGACCCCGTTGCCCAACAGCCCGATGCCGCCCTGGCCTCGGCCATTGTCTGGCTCGATGCCTACGTCACCAATATCGATCGCACCGCCCGCAATACCAACATGCTGATGTGGCACCGCCGCCTCTGGCTGATTGATCACGGTGTTGCCCTCTATTTTCACCACAGCTGGAACAACTACTTAGAGCGCAGCCGCACCCCCTTCCCCGGCATCAAAGATCACGTTTTGCTGCGGTTTGCTAGTCAGCTAACAGAGGTCGATGCCACCATGACAGCCCAGCTAACGCCGGAGCTCATTACTGGCATCGTCAACCTAATTCCAGAGCCCTGGCTGCTGGAGGGTTCTCCGTTTACCGATAGCCAACACCATCGCGAGGCTTATATTGAGTATCTGCTGAAGCGGCTAGAGCCACCCCACGCTTTCTTAGAGGAGGCCATTCGTGCACGATCAGGTCACCTATGA
- the uvrB gene encoding excinuclease ABC subunit UvrB, whose translation MGDFNIQAPFEPAGDQPKAIAGLTKFLQDNTKYQTLLGATGTGKTHTIARVIDNIGKPALVLAHNKTLAAQLCNELREFFPDNAVEYFISYYDYYQPEAYIPTTDTYIAKTASINDEIDMLRHSATRSLFERKDVIVVASISCIYGLGIPSEYLRASIPLHVGMEVNQRQVLRDLASIQYERNDLDLGRGKFRVKGDVLEIGPAYEDRIIRIEFFGDEIDAVRYVDPITGATLQSMEGLSIYPAKHFVTPDDRIEEACQAIKDELLERLAELEKEGKLLEAQRLEQRTRYDLEMIREVGYCNGVENYARHLAGRKAGSPPECLLDYFPKDWLLVIDESHVTIPQIHGMYNGDRSRKMVLIDHGFRLPSAADNRPLKAEEFWDKVNQCIFVSATPGNWEMEISQNKVVEQIIRPTGVLDPEIFVRPTEGQVDDLLGEIKERAARQERVLITTLTKRMAEDLTDYFDEHGIRVRYLHSEIHSIERIEIIQDLREGLYDVLVGVNLLREGLDLPEVSLVAILDADKEGFLRAERSLIQTIGRAARHVRGQAILYADNLTDSMAKAISETERRRAIQTAYNEANGITPTSIIRRNSNSILSFLEVSRRLNAHELEEVYEHKEELPLEEIPELIGQFEKQMKEAAKNLDFEEAAKFRDRIKSLRDQLLGKRA comes from the coding sequence ATGGGCGACTTCAACATTCAGGCTCCCTTTGAACCTGCGGGAGACCAGCCAAAGGCGATCGCGGGACTAACCAAGTTTCTGCAAGACAACACCAAGTATCAAACTCTGCTAGGGGCCACGGGCACGGGCAAAACCCACACCATCGCCCGCGTCATCGACAACATTGGCAAGCCCGCCCTGGTGCTGGCCCACAACAAAACCCTCGCCGCGCAGCTCTGCAACGAGCTGCGCGAGTTTTTCCCCGACAACGCCGTCGAGTATTTCATTAGCTATTACGACTACTACCAGCCCGAGGCCTACATTCCCACCACCGACACCTACATCGCCAAGACCGCATCGATCAACGACGAGATCGACATGCTGCGGCACTCGGCTACCCGCTCCCTGTTTGAGCGCAAAGACGTGATTGTGGTCGCCTCAATTAGCTGCATCTACGGTCTAGGAATCCCGTCGGAATACCTGAGAGCCTCGATTCCGCTGCACGTGGGCATGGAGGTTAACCAGCGCCAGGTGCTGCGCGATCTGGCTTCGATTCAGTACGAGCGCAACGATTTAGACCTAGGCCGAGGCAAGTTTCGCGTCAAGGGCGACGTGCTGGAGATCGGCCCCGCCTACGAAGACCGCATCATTCGCATCGAGTTCTTTGGCGACGAGATCGACGCCGTGCGCTACGTGGACCCGATCACCGGGGCCACCCTGCAAAGCATGGAGGGACTCAGCATCTACCCAGCCAAGCACTTTGTTACCCCCGACGATCGCATCGAAGAAGCCTGCCAGGCGATTAAAGATGAGTTGCTAGAGCGTCTTGCGGAGCTAGAGAAAGAGGGCAAACTGCTGGAAGCCCAACGTCTGGAGCAGCGCACCCGCTACGATCTGGAGATGATCCGCGAGGTGGGCTACTGCAACGGCGTGGAAAACTACGCCCGCCATTTGGCCGGTCGCAAAGCCGGATCACCGCCCGAATGTCTGCTCGACTATTTCCCCAAAGACTGGCTGCTGGTGATTGACGAATCCCACGTCACCATTCCTCAGATTCACGGCATGTATAACGGCGATCGTAGCCGCAAAATGGTGCTGATCGACCACGGCTTCCGCCTGCCCAGCGCCGCCGACAACCGCCCCCTCAAAGCTGAAGAATTTTGGGACAAGGTGAACCAGTGCATCTTTGTCTCCGCTACCCCCGGCAACTGGGAAATGGAGATTTCTCAAAATAAGGTGGTGGAGCAGATTATTCGTCCCACCGGCGTGCTCGACCCCGAAATTTTTGTGCGCCCCACTGAAGGCCAAGTCGATGACCTGCTGGGCGAAATCAAAGAGCGGGCCGCTCGCCAAGAGCGGGTGCTGATCACCACCCTGACCAAGCGCATGGCCGAAGACCTCACCGACTACTTCGACGAGCACGGCATCCGCGTGCGCTACCTGCACTCCGAGATTCACTCCATTGAACGGATTGAAATTATCCAAGACCTGCGAGAAGGGCTTTACGACGTGCTGGTGGGGGTCAACCTGCTGCGGGAGGGGCTCGATTTACCCGAAGTTTCCCTGGTGGCGATTTTGGACGCCGATAAGGAAGGGTTCTTGCGGGCGGAGCGATCGCTGATTCAAACTATCGGTCGCGCCGCCCGCCATGTGCGTGGTCAGGCCATTCTCTACGCCGATAACCTCACCGACAGCATGGCCAAGGCAATCAGCGAAACCGAGCGTCGCCGCGCTATTCAAACCGCCTACAACGAGGCGAATGGCATCACGCCCACCTCGATTATTCGCCGCAACAGCAACTCGATTCTGTCGTTTCTCGAAGTGTCGCGCCGCCTCAACGCCCACGAACTAGAGGAGGTCTACGAGCACAAGGAAGAGCTGCCCCTGGAAGAAATTCCCGAACTGATTGGTCAGTTTGAAAAGCAGATGAAAGAGGCCGCCAAGAATCTTGACTTTGAGGAAGCGGCTAAGTTTCGCGATCGCATCAAATCCCTACGCGATCAGCTCTTGGGCAAGCGGGCTTAG
- a CDS encoding glycosyltransferase family 4 protein, producing MHIAWLGKKSPFCGNVTYGREVTNALLERGHRVTFLHFAQSQDGHSLGSYAERSQEVPLPFLFKSQILTIPSLKSGKLLAEALERIRPDLVHASLTLSPLDFRLPEICAELNIPLVATFHPAFDRRVRSLTSGTQHLTYQLYAPCLANYDRVIVFSELQRDLLTKLGVPDATLVVIPNGVDTRRYSPGPSAVKADLYARQLFVYQGRISLEKNVEALLRGWRQADMGPDCKLAIVGSGPLEASLKRYYGDEDDIIWLGYLANEQRRIDILRAADGFILPSLVEGLSLSLLEAMACGAACIATDAGADGEVLAEGAGIVLDTQRVSTQLQTILPILRDHPEITQLLGHKARERVLQRYTLKDNISALETMYGQVTAEQRLMCGQRA from the coding sequence ATGCACATCGCGTGGCTTGGCAAGAAATCGCCCTTTTGCGGCAACGTCACCTATGGCCGAGAGGTCACCAACGCGTTGCTTGAACGCGGCCATCGAGTGACTTTTCTCCATTTTGCCCAGTCTCAGGATGGCCATAGCCTGGGCAGTTATGCGGAGCGATCGCAGGAAGTGCCGCTGCCCTTTCTGTTCAAGTCGCAGATTCTCACCATTCCCTCGCTGAAGTCAGGCAAGCTGCTGGCAGAGGCACTAGAGCGAATTCGGCCCGACCTAGTGCATGCCTCGCTCACCCTGTCGCCGCTGGACTTTCGACTGCCCGAGATCTGTGCTGAGCTCAACATTCCCCTGGTGGCCACTTTTCACCCCGCCTTCGATCGCCGGGTGCGCAGCCTGACCTCGGGCACCCAGCACCTCACCTATCAGCTCTACGCCCCCTGTCTGGCCAACTACGATCGCGTCATCGTGTTTTCAGAACTCCAGCGCGATTTATTGACTAAGCTCGGGGTGCCCGACGCTACGCTGGTTGTGATTCCCAATGGGGTCGATACCCGTCGCTACTCGCCGGGGCCGTCGGCCGTCAAGGCTGATCTCTACGCCCGCCAGCTATTTGTTTACCAAGGGCGCATTTCGCTAGAGAAGAATGTGGAGGCCCTGCTGCGGGGCTGGCGGCAGGCCGATATGGGGCCTGACTGCAAGCTGGCGATCGTCGGCAGCGGCCCCCTAGAGGCGTCGCTGAAGCGCTACTACGGCGACGAAGACGACATTATCTGGCTGGGCTACCTGGCCAACGAGCAGCGCCGCATCGACATCCTGCGGGCGGCGGACGGGTTTATTTTGCCGTCTTTGGTAGAGGGGCTGTCGCTGTCGCTGCTAGAGGCGATGGCCTGTGGCGCCGCCTGCATTGCCACCGATGCCGGAGCCGATGGCGAAGTGCTGGCGGAGGGGGCGGGCATTGTGCTCGATACCCAGCGGGTGTCAACTCAGCTGCAAACTATCTTGCCGATTTTGCGTGACCACCCCGAAATTACTCAGCTTTTGGGGCATAAGGCCCGCGAACGGGTGCTCCAGCGCTACACCCTGAAGGACAACATTTCTGCCCTAGAAACTATGTACGGTCAGGTGACGGCGGAACAACGCCTCATGTGTGGACAGCGGGCCTAG
- a CDS encoding MFS transporter, translated as MLREFEANTEATEANHLPKREDRGSGHGTDLGDGADSTTQTATLPAAPVSETAEPERENGFRAIFQNRNFLILWTGQLFSQLADKVYLVLMIAIIAARFESPGQTISGWVSAVMIAFTIPAVLFGALAGVFVDRWRKRPVLVWSNLLRGGLVIALPLGIWLTASWGPVLGLPVAFLLLLVVTFLISTLTQFFAPAEQSIIPLIVAEGDLLSANSLYTTTMMASVIVGFAVGEPLLALADRLMLALGVANNGPAILVGLSYMVAGLCLMTMDPGKENLSAAHEDISQFWADIKDGWRYLGEQVQVRVAIIQLVLLSSVFAALAVLAVRLAETIPALKASQFGFLLAAGGLGLGLGAVLVGNFGPRFPRRYLSLWGALGMGVCLIALAWTTQQLWASMAIIATLGLCGAFVGIPMQTLIQEKTPEAMRGKVFGLQNNMVNIALSLPLALASVVEAHLGLANVFVGMGTLVGLGGVVTWYIADTAMRKTQAPG; from the coding sequence ATGCTCCGTGAGTTTGAAGCTAATACAGAAGCTACCGAGGCAAACCATTTGCCTAAGAGAGAGGACCGAGGGTCTGGCCATGGCACCGACTTGGGCGATGGGGCAGACTCCACAACCCAAACCGCCACTTTGCCCGCTGCTCCTGTATCTGAGACCGCTGAGCCAGAGCGTGAGAATGGGTTTCGGGCCATTTTTCAGAACCGCAATTTTCTAATTTTGTGGACCGGACAGCTCTTTTCTCAGCTGGCCGACAAGGTTTATTTGGTGCTGATGATTGCCATCATCGCCGCCCGATTTGAGTCCCCTGGGCAGACCATCAGCGGCTGGGTATCGGCTGTAATGATTGCTTTTACCATCCCGGCGGTGCTGTTTGGCGCGCTGGCGGGGGTGTTTGTAGACCGTTGGCGCAAGCGCCCAGTGCTGGTGTGGTCTAACCTGCTGCGCGGCGGCCTAGTGATTGCGTTGCCCCTAGGAATTTGGCTGACGGCGAGCTGGGGGCCGGTGCTGGGGCTACCTGTGGCCTTTTTGCTGCTGCTGGTCGTGACCTTTTTGATCTCTACCCTGACCCAGTTTTTTGCGCCGGCAGAGCAGTCGATTATTCCCCTGATTGTGGCCGAGGGAGATTTACTCTCAGCCAACTCGCTTTATACCACCACCATGATGGCCTCCGTGATCGTAGGGTTTGCCGTGGGAGAACCGCTGCTGGCCCTAGCCGATCGCCTGATGCTGGCTTTAGGTGTAGCCAACAACGGCCCAGCTATTTTAGTTGGCTTGAGCTACATGGTGGCCGGGCTATGCCTGATGACTATGGATCCTGGAAAAGAGAATTTATCTGCTGCCCACGAAGATATATCTCAATTTTGGGCTGATATCAAAGACGGCTGGCGCTACCTAGGGGAGCAGGTGCAGGTGCGGGTGGCCATCATTCAGCTGGTGCTGCTGTCGTCAGTGTTCGCTGCCCTGGCGGTGCTGGCGGTGCGGCTGGCGGAGACCATTCCTGCTCTTAAGGCCTCGCAGTTTGGCTTTTTGTTGGCAGCAGGTGGCCTGGGCCTGGGCCTAGGAGCTGTGCTAGTGGGGAATTTTGGGCCGCGGTTTCCGAGGCGCTACCTGAGCTTGTGGGGTGCCCTAGGGATGGGTGTGTGCCTGATTGCCTTGGCCTGGACAACTCAGCAACTGTGGGCCTCTATGGCGATCATTGCCACCTTGGGGCTTTGTGGTGCCTTCGTCGGCATACCGATGCAGACCCTGATTCAAGAAAAAACGCCGGAAGCCATGCGCGGCAAGGTGTTTGGCTTACAGAACAACATGGTCAATATTGCCCTGAGCCTGCCCCTGGCCTTAGCCAGTGTGGTAGAAGCACACCTGGGTTTGGCCAACGTTTTTGTCGGTATGGGAACCCTGGTAGGCTTAGGGGGAGTAGTAACCTGGTATATTGCCGATACGGCAATGAGAAAGACCCAGGCCCCAGGCTAG
- the recO gene encoding DNA repair protein RecO, with protein MSQTYKATGINLKAMPLGETDRLLTILTPEIGLVRAVAPGSRKHQSRLGGRSDLFVINECLVVKGKRLDKLIQAETVRTFPGLSRQLARLTASQYLAEVVLLMALSDSPQSDLFHVFVEHLERLETASSGAVLAALCHGLYHLLALDGVAPEVHRCTLSRVEIVPNLLDPAWRVEFSSEAGGLVQADGATQLGEGQGRYGQPPKRPLLLTATDVALLQQLTKPEILSTLPMGLESQDPQPGKTQQLWARVERLLREYTENYFERPIRSAALVDVCLATL; from the coding sequence ATGAGCCAAACCTACAAAGCCACTGGCATCAACCTCAAGGCCATGCCCCTAGGGGAAACCGATCGCCTGCTCACCATTCTTACCCCTGAGATTGGGCTGGTGCGGGCGGTGGCACCGGGGTCGCGCAAGCACCAGTCGCGGCTGGGCGGCCGCAGCGATCTATTTGTCATCAACGAATGTCTGGTAGTAAAGGGCAAGCGTCTCGACAAGCTCATTCAGGCCGAAACCGTGCGCACCTTTCCTGGGCTGAGTCGACAATTAGCTCGGCTGACTGCCAGCCAGTATCTGGCGGAGGTCGTGCTGCTGATGGCCCTCAGCGACTCGCCTCAAAGCGATCTATTTCACGTCTTTGTAGAACATCTAGAACGACTTGAGACGGCGTCATCCGGGGCAGTGCTGGCGGCCCTGTGCCACGGGCTATATCACCTGCTGGCCCTGGACGGGGTAGCCCCAGAGGTGCATCGCTGTACCCTCAGCCGAGTCGAGATTGTGCCCAATCTGCTCGACCCTGCCTGGCGAGTAGAATTCAGTTCCGAAGCTGGGGGGCTAGTGCAGGCCGACGGAGCCACTCAGCTCGGTGAAGGGCAAGGCCGCTACGGTCAACCCCCCAAGCGACCCCTGCTGCTTACCGCCACCGATGTGGCTCTGCTCCAGCAGCTTACCAAGCCGGAGATTTTGTCTACCCTACCCATGGGGTTAGAGAGCCAAGATCCTCAACCCGGAAAAACCCAGCAGCTGTGGGCACGAGTCGAGCGGCTTCTGCGAGAATATACTGAGAACTACTTTGAACGTCCCATTCGGTCGGCGGCTTTAGTTGATGTCTGTTTAGCTACCCTTTAA
- a CDS encoding NAD(P)H dehydrogenase subunit NdhS — translation MIFPGAPVTVINVNDTYYGFQGLVQRISDGKVAVLFEGGNWDKLVTFEMSELEPVSSGKRR, via the coding sequence ATGATTTTTCCTGGGGCTCCGGTTACGGTGATCAACGTCAACGATACCTACTACGGTTTTCAGGGTCTGGTGCAGCGCATTAGCGACGGCAAGGTAGCGGTGCTGTTTGAGGGCGGCAACTGGGATAAGCTGGTCACCTTTGAAATGTCTGAGCTGGAGCCGGTGAGCTCTGGCAAGCGGCGTTAG
- a CDS encoding HAS-barrel domain-containing protein, whose amino-acid sequence MRLPLPQTTAPARQPNHIAEVIETATTEFLAQCLEPEALAFSAMPPFGSWVTALDEESGNTVYGVVYHATTSPIDSVHRARALGLSLEDLRQQQPQIFAMLKTEFKAAIVGFRAPDLAGRPQGPIFQHLPPRPPQVHQGVYACSPEAVIEFTEQLDFLRTLLAMGSAPVDSLVAAVLRQGYQLRKLDRAWLVQSGRTLSIFLKDDYDRLRIILGQIYA is encoded by the coding sequence ATGCGTTTACCTCTGCCCCAGACCACGGCTCCAGCGCGGCAGCCCAATCACATTGCCGAGGTGATTGAAACCGCCACCACCGAATTTTTGGCCCAGTGCCTAGAGCCTGAGGCGCTGGCGTTTTCGGCCATGCCCCCCTTTGGCAGCTGGGTCACCGCCCTGGATGAGGAATCGGGCAACACCGTCTACGGGGTGGTGTATCACGCCACCACCAGCCCGATTGATTCGGTACACCGGGCGCGAGCTCTGGGGCTGTCCCTCGAAGACCTGCGCCAGCAGCAGCCGCAGATTTTTGCCATGCTCAAGACCGAGTTTAAGGCGGCGATTGTAGGCTTTCGCGCCCCTGATCTGGCCGGGCGACCTCAGGGACCAATCTTTCAACACCTGCCGCCCCGGCCGCCTCAGGTGCACCAGGGGGTGTATGCCTGCTCTCCTGAAGCAGTGATTGAGTTCACCGAGCAGCTCGATTTTTTAAGAACCCTGCTGGCCATGGGTAGCGCCCCGGTAGACAGCCTAGTGGCCGCAGTATTGCGCCAGGGCTATCAACTTCGCAAGCTCGATCGCGCCTGGTTGGTGCAATCTGGCCGCACCCTCAGCATCTTTTTGAAGGATGACTACGATCGCCTGCGCATTATCCTGGGTCAGATCTACGCCTAG
- a CDS encoding FAD-binding oxidoreductase, with amino-acid sequence MQTFDWIVVGNGLVGAAVSYELARQGLSVLLIDRALEPGNATRYSYGGIPYWSGSTTLTQQLCQEGIAKQRQLSEELEADTQFRELDLVLTLAADGDPEAAATAYAHCATPPRFVSATEAQELEPLLNRDAIAGAFTVRHGHVSPVALVNAYNQAFQRLGGTRMIAAVVDVVRIKDRVTGVLTAEQACPAKNVLVAAGAFSRALLHQAQVKIPLYYTHAELIETPPLDLQLRSLVMPAQTQRFTLEAKASQPDTDGEWDEPGHEVTPAILDSGAIQFLDGHVCLGQISRTLTDLEADLDEVESDRTMRSAMAAQIPALADVPGTWRRCRVSFSRDGLPLVGAVPGVAGLHVMAGFSAPFVYLPPVAQRFAQAVVGEADPAIAAIALDRFSQEV; translated from the coding sequence ATGCAAACCTTTGACTGGATTGTGGTCGGCAACGGTCTGGTGGGGGCAGCGGTCAGCTACGAACTGGCTCGTCAGGGGCTGTCTGTGCTACTCATCGATCGCGCCTTAGAGCCCGGCAACGCCACCCGCTACAGCTACGGCGGCATTCCCTACTGGTCGGGCAGCACGACCCTCACCCAGCAGCTCTGCCAGGAGGGCATTGCCAAGCAGCGCCAGCTCAGCGAAGAACTAGAGGCCGACACCCAGTTCCGCGAGCTGGATCTGGTGCTAACCTTAGCGGCAGACGGCGACCCTGAGGCCGCCGCCACAGCCTATGCCCACTGCGCGACGCCGCCTCGGTTTGTATCGGCCACCGAGGCCCAGGAGCTGGAGCCGCTGCTAAATCGGGATGCGATCGCTGGAGCCTTTACCGTACGCCACGGCCATGTTTCTCCAGTGGCCTTAGTCAACGCCTACAACCAGGCCTTTCAGCGCCTAGGCGGCACCCGGATGATTGCGGCCGTGGTAGATGTGGTGCGGATCAAAGATCGCGTCACGGGCGTTTTAACCGCCGAGCAGGCCTGCCCCGCCAAGAATGTTTTGGTGGCGGCAGGGGCCTTTAGCCGAGCGCTGCTGCACCAGGCCCAAGTAAAAATTCCGCTCTACTACACCCACGCTGAGCTGATTGAGACGCCGCCGCTCGATCTCCAGCTGCGATCGCTGGTTATGCCCGCCCAGACTCAGCGCTTTACTCTGGAAGCCAAAGCGAGTCAGCCGGACACCGACGGAGAATGGGATGAGCCGGGTCATGAGGTCACTCCCGCCATTCTCGACAGCGGGGCGATTCAGTTTTTAGACGGCCATGTCTGCCTGGGCCAGATTAGCCGCACGCTGACGGATCTGGAAGCAGATTTGGATGAAGTGGAGAGCGATCGCACCATGCGGTCCGCTATGGCGGCTCAAATTCCCGCCCTGGCCGATGTGCCGGGCACCTGGCGGCGCTGCCGAGTCAGCTTTAGCCGCGATGGGTTGCCGTTGGTTGGAGCCGTGCCTGGGGTTGCGGGGCTGCACGTGATGGCTGGGTTTAGTGCTCCCTTTGTGTATCTGCCGCCGGTCGCCCAGCGCTTTGCCCAGGCAGTGGTGGGGGAGGCGGATCCTGCGATCGCAGCGATAGCCCTCGATCGCTTTTCCCAGGAAGTCTAA